One genomic window of Sardina pilchardus chromosome 15, fSarPil1.1, whole genome shotgun sequence includes the following:
- the s1pr3a gene encoding sphingosine 1-phosphate receptor 3a yields MENSFEPGMDWEIVTHYNHSGKWNRPRSVGICKMAVLILICALIVLENVTVLLALWRNKRFHSRMYFLIGNLALSDMLAGLAYAVNIFTSGRNTFFLKPWQWLAREGSMFVALSASTFSLLAIGIERHMTMVRLRPCEAAGRGRLLGLLAACWLVSVLLSALPSLGWNCRGHLGACSTVLPLYAKSYVAFCISVFSVLLLAIVILYIRIYRLVTSSGRRVSGRPSERALSLLRTVVIVLGVFVVCWTPLFSLLLVDVGCSPHRCPLLYEVDWFIALAVLNSALNPLIYTLSSREMRAAFFRLICCCGCQSSLEPPPATVPGLNAPGTPIPTMENSKSSIGPAKSTLLRGKVPTPQNSHHQPPDPLPSGTPARTGKSDLLSVVLVKAGALPSLGKL; encoded by the coding sequence ATGGAGAATAGCTTCGAGCCAGGCATGGACTGGGAGATCGTGACCCACTACAACCACTCGGGCAAGTGGAACAGGCCGCGCAGCGTGGGGATCTGCAAGATGGCCGTCCTGATCCTGATCTGCGCCCTGATCGTCCTGGAGAACGTGACGGTGCTGctggcgctgtggcgcaacaagCGCTTCCACAGCCGCATGTACTTCCTCATCGGCAACCTGGCGCTGTCCGACATGCTGGCGGGCCTGGCGTACGCCGTCAACATCTTCACCTCGGGCCGCAACACCTTCTTCCTGAAGCCCTGGCAGTGGCTGGCGCGGGAGGGCAGCATGTTCGTGGCCCTGAGCGCCTCCACCTTCAGCCTGCTGGCCATCGGCATCGAGCGCCACATGACCATGGTGCGCCTGCGTCCGTGCGAGGCGGCCGGCCGCGGGCGTCTCCTGGGCCTGCTGGCCGCCTGCTGGCTGGTGTCGGTGCTGCTGAGCGCCCTGCCCAGCCTGGGCTGGAACTGCCGCGGGCACCTGGGCGCCTGCTCCACCGTCCTGCCGCTCTACGCCAAGAGCTACGTGGCCTTCTGCATCAGCGTCTTCAGCGTCCTGCTGCTGGCCATCGTCATCCTCTACATCCGCATCTACCGGCTGGTGACGTCCAGCGGGCGGCGGGTGAGCGGGCGGCCGTCCGAGCGGGCGCTGTCTCTCCTGCGGACGGTGGTGATCGTGCTGGGCGTCTTCGTGGTGTGCTGGACGCCGCTGTTCTCGCTGCTGCTGGTGGACGTGGGCTGCTCGCCGCATCGCTGCCCGCTGCTCTACGAGGTGGACTGGTTCATCGCGCTGGCCGTGCTCAACTCGGCGCTCAACCCGCTCATCTACACGCTGTCCAGCCGGGAGATGCGCGCCGCCTTCTTCCGCCTGatctgctgctgcggctgccaGTCGTCGCTCGAGCCGCCGCCGGCCACCGTGCCAGGGCTCAACGCCCCCGGCACGCCCATCCCCACCATGGAGAACAGCAAGTCCAGCATCGGGCCGGCCAAGTCCACGCTCCTCAGAGGCAAGGTCCCCACGCCCCAGAACTCGCACCATCAGCCACCGGACCCTCTGCCCTCTGGCACTCCCGCGCGCACCGGAAAGAGTGACCTTCTCTCTGTGGTCCTTGTCAAAGCTGGCGCCTTGCCCTCTCTGGGAAAATTATGA